In the Plectropomus leopardus isolate mb chromosome 5, YSFRI_Pleo_2.0, whole genome shotgun sequence genome, one interval contains:
- the ccdc153 gene encoding coiled-coil domain-containing protein 153, translating into MATHSATSTQQQRVIPVCSQCIVCVLKRSEQAASQQANMSPKKKTKKPTKKNPEKSESDLEGKYRRSILDVAILQDHIAFQCESIKKVQSDRVDLRRRMRDMEQKLQYERQDHRDVNSDFSRQYKTMQTGLTDKAKRLEKEVKQLKEELVLCQEELRKEKREREQVERQKDAIIADLQNKLDNMETDYEKILHETLDSLTSQLSVARQGWEDKSTTFHQNYKELLSEFGLNALHI; encoded by the exons ATGGCAACTCACTCAGCAACCAGTACCCAGCAACAAAGAGTCATCCCTGTATGTAGTCAGTGTATAGTTTGTGTGCTCAAAAGGTCTGAGCAGGCAGCTTCTCAGCAAGCAAACATGTCtccaaagaagaaaacaaaaaaacccacaaagaagAATCCAGAAAAAA gtGAAAGTGACTTGGAAGGAAAGTACAGGCGTAGTATTCTGGATGTAGCCATCCTACAGGATCACATTG CCTTCCAGTGTGAGTCTATAAAAAAGGTCCAGTCTGACCGAGTTGACCTAAGGAGACGCATGAGAGACATGGAGCAGAAGCTGCAGTACGAGAGACAAGACCACAGGGACGTCAACTCTG ACTTCAGTCGGCAGTACAAAACCATGCAGACAGGGCTAACCGACAAGGCAAAGAGGCTGGAGAAGGAGGTCAAACAGCTGAAGGAAGAACTTG TGCTGTGTCAAGAGGAactgagaaaagagaaaagagagcgTGAGCAGGTGGAACGGCAGAAGGACGCCATCATAGCTGACCTCCAAAACAAGCTGGACAACATGGAAACAGACTATGAGAAGATCCTGCAC GAGACTCTAGACAGCCTGACTTCCCAGCTGTCTGTGGCTCGACAGGGATGGGAGGACAAGAGCACGACCTTTCATCAAAATTACAAGGAACTGCTCTCTGAGTTTGGCCTGAATGCACTGCACATCTAA